ATACAGGGACCAACTAGGACGAAGAATCTCAATATACACAATAGGCAATTGGAAACCAAATAAGCTTAGCATAGATGAAATCTTCAAGGCTACCCTTATCATGCTGGAAATAGGATCTCTTGAACCAACTACACAAGTGGTGGGCGGTGTTGGAGTATTTGATTTGCGGGGACTAAGCTTTAATCATGTCCCACGATTAACACCTTCAGTAGCACAGAAAATGATTAGTTTGATGGTGGTAAGTATTCTGATTTAGATTTAGTTGAGTTTGTCACGGATTGACTAATTACAATTTTACATTTTCGTATCAAATTCCAGACCTCAATGCCTACCCGAACAACAGCACTACACATAGTTAACCAAAACTGGGTCTTCAATGCAGCATTCCAAATTTTCAAACCTTTCCTCAGTTCACGGATGCGAGAGAAGATTTTTGTCCATGGTTCTGATATGTCCTCTTTACATAAACACATTCATCCAGAGCATTTACCCATCAGGTAGGTTACCAATTTTACCTTATTTAGAACAGTTTCTTACTTTAATATTTGGAATATTTCAGATATGGCGGCTGCAATCCTGACTATCCTTACTCTCTTTGGATTGAAAACTTAGCAAAGAATGAGAAAGTTATTAAGGAGCTGGAACAACTGGGATATGTGCTCGATTCCAAGGAGacgtaaaaatatgtttttagtTCTAAGCATCGAGAATTGTGAGATTTCGGCCATAGCGAGTTAACAGGTTTTCAAACGAGAATCGGGAAATTGATAGTCAGTAGGGCTCATGGGT
The window above is part of the Hermetia illucens chromosome 3, iHerIll2.2.curated.20191125, whole genome shotgun sequence genome. Proteins encoded here:
- the LOC119652259 gene encoding clavesin-1-like; translated protein: MPAIEISHELELNPELPDDIMKIAAKQGEDPGTKCELIQQLRDMIYEKGECTPHRTDDEYLIKFLRARFWRVGLAYKLLCRYCEFREANRELHEKVRPLDMTILGEEDIIQVTPYRDQLGRRISIYTIGNWKPNKLSIDEIFKATLIMLEIGSLEPTTQVVGGVGVFDLRGLSFNHVPRLTPSVAQKMISLMVTSMPTRTTALHIVNQNWVFNAAFQIFKPFLSSRMREKIFVHGSDMSSLHKHIHPEHLPIRYGGCNPDYPYSLWIENLAKNEKVIKELEQLGYVLDSKET